A genomic stretch from Coffea arabica cultivar ET-39 chromosome 10c, Coffea Arabica ET-39 HiFi, whole genome shotgun sequence includes:
- the LOC113713736 gene encoding WAT1-related protein At1g44800-like: protein MGDQSGLCRALSVFFDKAKCYLAMVSLQFGYAGMYIICMVAFKRGMSHWVLVVYRHAVATVVMAPFAYFVERKIRPKLTLRVFLKILALGLLEPVLDQNLYYVGMKSTSATFASAFVNVLPAVTFVMAIAFRLETVNLKKIHSLAKVIGTAITVSGAMVMTLYKGPIINILFTHGGGHHSSTNASSEPQHWVTGIITLISCIFGWSGFFILQSMTLKEYPAELSLTALVCLMGMIESGIVALIFERNMSAWVIGFDSRFLAAVYSGVVCSGIAYYMQSVVNKIRGPVFVTAFSPLSMVITAVLGAIVLAEQTHLGSLIGATVIVIGLYSVIWGKSKDLTAANAEFEKGKASQLENISDFGDDIDLESNGVSKSAAKKFPPEP from the exons atgggagACCAATCTGGGCTGTGCAGGGCATTGAGCGTATTTTTTGACAAGGCAAAATGTTACTTGGCCATGGTCTCCCTCCAATTTGGTTATGCTGGCATGTACATTATTTGCATGGTTGCCTTCAAGCGTGGCATGAGCCACTGGGTTCTGGTAGTCTACCGTCACGCAGTTGCCACCGTAGTCATGGCTCCATTTGCATATTTTGTTGAAAG GAAAATAAGGCCAAAACTTACTCTCAGAGTATTCCTCAAGATTCTGGCGCTTGGCCTCTTGGA GCCAGtgcttgatcaaaatttataCTACGTTGGCATGAAGTCAACATCTGCAACATTTGCATCTGCTTTTGTCAATGTTCTCCCGGCAGTTACTTTTGTAATGGCCATCGCTTTCAG GTTGGAAACAGTCAACCTTAAAAAGATACATAGTCTTGCAAAGGTGATTGGAACAGCAATAACAGTTAGTGGAGCAATGGTTATGACTTTGTATAAAGGCCCAATAATCAATATTCTATTTACACATGGAGGAGGTCATCACAGTTCCACTAACGCTTCATCTGAGCCGCAGCATTGGGTCACTGGCATAATAACACTAATATCCTGTATATTTGGTTGGTCTGGCTTTTTCATATTGCAG TCGATGACTCTCAAGGAATATCCAGCGGAGCTCTCCCTAACAGCCTTAGTTTGTTTGATGGGCATGATTGAAAGCGGAATTGTTGCTTTAATATTTGAACGCAATATGAGCGCTTGGGTGATAGGTTTTGACTCTAGATTTCTTGCTGCAGTTTACTCC GGTGTGGTATGCTCTGGAATTGCTTATTATATGCAAAGTGTTGTAAACAAAATTCGAGGCCCAGTGTTTGTGACTGCGTTCAGTCCTTTAAGCATGGTGATTACTGCTGTCCTAGGAGCTATTGTGTTGGCTGAGCAAACCCATCTTGGAAG TTTAATTGGAGCTACAGTCATTGTCATCGGCCTCTATTCCGTGATATGGGGAAAAAGCAAAGATCTAACTGCTGCAAATGCAGAATTTGAGAAAGGCAAAGCCAGTCAGTTAGAAAATATATCAGATTTTGGGGATGATATTGATCTTGAATCCAATGGGGTATCAAAATCTGCAGCGAAAAAATTTCCGCCCGAGCCATGA